The Buchnera aphidicola (Tuberolachnus salignus) genome has a segment encoding these proteins:
- the rsmH gene encoding 16S rRNA (cytosine(1402)-N(4))-methyltransferase RsmH: protein MQHIPVLLNEVIKSLNIEKNGIYIDGTFGNGGHTKEILKYLSSNGRVLGFDRDPLAFKSGKKINDSRLLLFNDVFSNILKYTTQLNLNKKINGMILDLGLSSFQIKNSKRGFSFQKNGPLDMRMNPLLGFSLSQKLNFLKEEKLSKILKNFGNEKYAKKIAFLIKKYQKKKPILTTFELVKIIKQAVPLKYPFKNPATRTFLALRIYINQELKELKKILNISLKILKPGAILAIISFNSSEDRIIKNFFKKNSSIIKVPMGLPITETELKKRSKKKIENFKKIKPTKKEINTNKKSRSAILRFAKIL, encoded by the coding sequence ATGCAACATATACCAGTATTATTAAATGAAGTTATAAAATCATTAAATATTGAAAAAAATGGAATTTATATTGATGGTACTTTTGGAAATGGAGGACATACAAAAGAAATATTAAAATATTTAAGTTCTAACGGACGCGTTCTAGGATTTGACAGGGACCCTTTAGCTTTTAAATCTGGGAAAAAAATTAATGATTCACGTTTATTATTATTTAATGATGTTTTTTCTAATATTTTAAAATATACTACGCAATTAAATTTAAATAAAAAAATTAATGGTATGATTTTAGATTTAGGTCTTTCTTCATTTCAAATAAAAAATTCTAAAAGAGGTTTTTCTTTTCAAAAAAATGGACCTTTAGATATGCGGATGAATCCACTCTTAGGATTTTCTTTATCTCAAAAATTAAATTTCTTAAAAGAAGAAAAATTATCTAAAATATTAAAAAACTTTGGAAATGAAAAATATGCAAAAAAAATTGCATTTTTAATAAAAAAATATCAAAAAAAAAAACCTATTTTAACTACTTTTGAATTAGTTAAAATTATTAAACAAGCAGTTCCATTAAAATATCCATTTAAAAATCCAGCTACCCGTACTTTTTTAGCGTTAAGAATTTATATTAATCAGGAACTTAAAGAACTAAAAAAAATTTTAAATATTTCATTAAAAATTTTGAAACCTGGAGCTATTTTAGCTATTATAAGTTTTAATTCTTCAGAAGATCGTATTATAAAAAATTTTTTTAAAAAAAATAGCTCTATAATAAAAGTTCCCATGGGATTACCTATTACAGAAACAGAACTAAAAAAAAGATCTAAAAAAAAAATTGAAAATTTTAAAAAAATTAAACCTACAAAAAAAGAAATTAATACAAATAAAAAATCTAGAAGTGCAATTTTACGTTTTGCAAAAATATTATAA
- the ilvN gene encoding acetolactate synthase small subunit: MQYILLILLENEVGALSRVVGLFSQRNYNIDQLTVVPTQNKLISNINIHTSGDLNIIKQIIKQLEKLINVIQVKIIKESNYIQQKLYLIKIFIENNQKFLILKKILYEEKGEILYKKKLLYVIKIHGTPKTLNILLKKIKKKFKILKLESSGTINIIRSH; the protein is encoded by the coding sequence ATGCAATATATTTTATTAATTTTATTAGAAAACGAAGTAGGAGCATTGTCTCGTGTTGTTGGACTTTTTTCGCAAAGAAATTATAACATTGATCAATTAACCGTTGTACCTACACAAAATAAATTAATCTCTAACATTAATATTCATACGTCTGGAGATTTAAATATTATTAAGCAAATTATTAAACAATTAGAAAAATTAATAAATGTTATACAAGTAAAAATTATAAAAGAAAGTAATTATATACAACAAAAACTATATTTAATAAAAATTTTTATAGAAAATAATCAAAAATTTCTTATTTTAAAAAAAATTTTATACGAAGAAAAAGGAGAAATTCTTTATAAAAAAAAATTATTATATGTTATTAAAATACATGGAACTCCTAAAACTTTAAATATTCTATTAAAAAAAATAAAAAAAAAGTTTAAAATTTTAAAATTAGAAAGTTCAGGTACAATTAATATAATACGCTCACATTAA
- the ilvB gene encoding biosynthetic-type acetolactate synthase large subunit, protein MILLSGAEMVIQSLIDLKIKKIFGYPGGAILDIYDAFKTLNCKHLQHILVRHEQSAVHMADGYSRSTGKIGVALVTSGPGATNAITGIATAYMDSIPLLIISGQVASNLIGTDAFQECDMIGISRPIVKHSFLIKKTIEIPNIIKKSFFLATSGRPGPIVIDIPKDFLNQKIKKKYIFSSKIFINKYFKKKKISTHKIKKIFKYLKHSRKPVIYAGGGIIHSESYQELYQLIILLNFPITLSLMALGAFPSNHPLNLSMLGMHGTYEANMAMHHSDLILAIGTRFDDRTTNNIEKYCPKATIIHIDIDPTSISKTIQADLSIIGDAKKILKKMLKFIKHKKIKFSKKKIDKWWTKIQHWKKQKKIKFYQSEKYIKPQKILKELSILTHGKAYITSDVGQHQMFTALYYQFQKPRHWINSGGLGTMGFGLPAALGVKLAFPKNLVICITGDGSIQMNIQELSTAKQYNLAILIINLNNQALGMVKQWQDLIYSGRHSHSYMKSLPNFAKLSQSYGHVGIILKNNHDIQKILKKSLDIVKKGSLVFLDVHIDPSEHIYPMQIKNGGMNDMLFNK, encoded by the coding sequence ATGATCTTATTATCTGGCGCAGAAATGGTTATTCAATCTTTAATAGATTTAAAAATTAAAAAAATTTTTGGATATCCAGGCGGAGCAATATTAGATATTTATGACGCATTTAAAACATTAAATTGTAAACATTTACAACATATTTTAGTCAGACATGAACAATCTGCAGTACATATGGCAGATGGTTATTCTCGTTCTACAGGAAAAATTGGAGTAGCATTAGTGACATCAGGACCTGGCGCCACAAATGCTATTACTGGTATTGCTACTGCATATATGGACTCTATTCCATTATTAATTATTTCTGGACAAGTTGCATCAAATTTAATTGGAACTGATGCGTTTCAAGAATGTGATATGATTGGAATTTCGAGACCAATTGTAAAACATAGTTTTTTAATTAAAAAAACCATTGAAATACCAAATATTATTAAAAAATCTTTTTTTTTAGCTACTTCTGGAAGACCGGGACCAATTGTTATAGATATTCCAAAAGACTTTTTAAATCAAAAAATTAAAAAAAAATACATTTTTTCTTCAAAAATTTTTATTAACAAATATTTTAAAAAAAAAAAAATTTCAACCCATAAAATAAAAAAAATTTTTAAATATTTAAAACATTCTAGAAAACCAGTGATTTATGCAGGAGGAGGTATTATACATTCTGAGAGTTATCAAGAATTATATCAATTAATAATTCTTTTAAACTTTCCGATTACTTTATCACTGATGGCATTAGGAGCTTTTCCAAGCAACCATCCTTTAAATTTATCAATGTTAGGAATGCATGGTACATATGAAGCAAATATGGCAATGCATCATTCTGACTTAATTTTAGCTATTGGTACAAGATTTGATGATCGTACTACTAATAATATCGAGAAATATTGCCCAAAAGCTACTATTATCCATATTGATATTGATCCAACTTCAATTTCTAAAACAATTCAAGCTGATCTTTCTATAATTGGAGATGCAAAAAAAATTTTAAAAAAAATGTTAAAATTTATAAAACATAAAAAAATAAAATTTTCTAAAAAAAAAATAGATAAATGGTGGACTAAAATACAACATTGGAAAAAACAAAAAAAAATAAAATTTTATCAATCAGAAAAATACATTAAACCTCAAAAAATTTTAAAAGAATTATCTATTTTAACGCATGGTAAAGCGTATATTACTTCTGATGTCGGACAGCATCAAATGTTTACAGCTTTATATTATCAATTTCAAAAACCTAGACACTGGATTAATTCTGGAGGATTAGGAACGATGGGATTTGGACTGCCAGCAGCTTTAGGTGTAAAATTAGCATTTCCAAAAAATTTAGTAATTTGTATTACTGGTGATGGTAGTATTCAAATGAATATTCAAGAACTTTCTACAGCTAAACAATATAATTTAGCCATATTGATTATTAATTTGAATAATCAAGCTTTAGGTATGGTTAAACAATGGCAAGATTTAATTTATTCAGGCCGTCATTCTCATTCATATATGAAATCTCTACCAAATTTTGCAAAACTTTCTCAATCTTATGGACACGTAGGAATAATTTTAAAAAATAATCATGATATCCAAAAAATATTAAAAAAATCTTTAGATATTGTAAAAAAAGGTTCTTTAGTTTTTTTAGATGTTCATATTGATCCATCCGAACATATATATCCGATGCAAATTAAAAATGGTGGTATGAATGATATGCTGTTTAATAAATAA
- the dapD gene encoding 2,3,4,5-tetrahydropyridine-2,6-dicarboxylate N-succinyltransferase: MIEFQKKIEKIFKKKNLNKNYQISEKNTKIINKIIQYLNSGKIRVAEKIQKSWQTNQWIKKAVLLYLSNKKNHLIKTMHDTYYDKIPLKYTYYDKIQFSQDSVRIVPNATIRFGAFIEKNVIIMPSFINIGAYIGKNSMIDTWATVGSCAQIGKNVHLSGGVGIGGVLEPVQNNPTIIEDNCFIGARSEIVEGVIVGKGSVISMGVYIGQSTKIYDRSTDKISYGKIPKYSVVVPGTIASKNKNIQLYCAVIVKKVDNKTLKKTELNSLLRDKQILYNIS, encoded by the coding sequence ATGATTGAATTTCAAAAAAAAATTGAAAAAATTTTTAAAAAAAAAAACTTAAATAAAAATTATCAAATTTCAGAAAAAAATACAAAAATCATAAATAAAATAATTCAATATTTAAATTCCGGAAAAATCCGTGTAGCAGAAAAAATACAAAAATCTTGGCAGACTAATCAATGGATTAAAAAAGCAGTATTATTATATTTATCTAACAAAAAAAATCATTTAATAAAAACAATGCATGATACATATTATGATAAAATTCCTTTAAAATATACATATTATGATAAAATACAATTTTCTCAAGATTCTGTACGAATTGTTCCTAATGCTACAATAAGATTTGGAGCCTTCATTGAGAAAAATGTTATCATTATGCCAAGTTTTATTAATATTGGAGCATATATTGGAAAAAATTCTATGATTGACACTTGGGCAACAGTAGGATCTTGCGCTCAAATTGGAAAAAATGTCCACTTGTCTGGAGGAGTTGGAATAGGAGGAGTACTAGAACCTGTTCAAAATAATCCTACAATTATTGAAGATAATTGTTTTATTGGAGCTCGTTCAGAAATTGTTGAAGGAGTCATTGTAGGTAAAGGTTCAGTTATTTCAATGGGAGTTTATATCGGTCAAAGTACAAAAATTTATGATCGTTCTACTGATAAAATATCATATGGAAAAATTCCTAAATATTCTGTTGTTGTTCCAGGAACTATTGCCTCTAAAAATAAAAATATTCAATTATATTGCGCTGTTATTGTTAAAAAAGTAGATAATAAAACTTTAAAAAAAACAGAATTAAATTCTTTATTACGTGATAAACAAATACTATATAATATTTCTTAA
- the map gene encoding type I methionyl aminopeptidase, with translation MKMLIKNKKEIEKMKISGKITSDTLQMISKYISPDISTYDIDQICLQYITKKKHAIPACLGYQGFPNSVCISINDVICHGIPNKKIFLKNGDIVNIDIAVIKNGYYSDASRMYFVGNVSKENQLLCNVTQQSLYKAISIVKPGILLKNIGKTIQKYVKLYNFSIVKEYCGHGIGKNFHELPQVLHYKNIENNFFLQEGMTFTIEPMINAGTHNTKLMKDGWTVKTQDGKNSAQYEHTLAVTKNGCEILTWQKDEKISPIIIHS, from the coding sequence ATTAAAATGTTAATTAAAAATAAAAAAGAAATTGAAAAAATGAAAATTTCTGGAAAAATTACTTCTGATACACTACAAATGATTTCTAAATATATCTCTCCAGACATTAGTACTTATGATATTGATCAAATTTGTTTACAGTATATTACTAAAAAAAAACATGCTATACCTGCATGTTTAGGATATCAAGGTTTTCCAAATTCTGTTTGTATATCAATTAATGATGTTATTTGTCATGGAATACCAAACAAAAAAATTTTTTTAAAAAATGGAGATATTGTTAATATTGATATTGCAGTAATAAAAAATGGTTATTATAGTGACGCATCACGAATGTATTTTGTAGGTAATGTTTCAAAAGAAAATCAATTATTATGTAATGTTACTCAACAAAGTTTGTACAAAGCTATATCTATTGTTAAACCTGGAATCTTATTAAAAAATATTGGAAAAACGATACAAAAATATGTAAAATTATATAATTTTTCAATTGTTAAAGAATATTGTGGACATGGTATCGGAAAAAATTTTCATGAATTGCCTCAAGTTTTACATTATAAAAATATAGAAAATAATTTTTTTTTACAAGAAGGTATGACATTTACAATCGAGCCAATGATTAATGCAGGTACTCATAATACCAAACTAATGAAAGATGGATGGACAGTAAAAACTCAAGATGGAAAAAATTCTGCACAATATGAACATACTCTTGCGGTAACAAAAAATGGTTGTGAAATTTTAACATGGCAAAAAGATGAAAAAATATCACCTATTATTATCCATTCTTAA
- the rpsB gene encoding 30S ribosomal protein S2 → MINISMKHLIKAGVHFGHQTRYWNPKMKPFIFGVRNKVHIINLEKTVPLFYNAIQELKKIVSRKGKILFVGTKKAANKAIKIASISCKQYYVNHRWLGGMLTNWKTVRQSIKRLKDLEMQSKDGTFEKLTKKEVLLKIRLMKNLEKSLGGIKNMGGLPDAMFVIDASHEHIAIKEANNLGIPVFSIVDTNSNPDGVDFIIPGNDDAIRAINLYLKIISNFLKI, encoded by the coding sequence ATGATAAATATTTCTATGAAACATTTGATCAAAGCTGGAGTTCATTTTGGGCATCAAACTCGTTATTGGAATCCTAAAATGAAACCATTTATTTTTGGAGTGCGTAATAAAGTTCATATTATTAATTTAGAAAAAACAGTTCCTTTATTTTATAATGCGATACAAGAATTAAAAAAAATTGTTTCTCGTAAAGGTAAAATATTGTTTGTAGGTACTAAAAAAGCTGCGAATAAGGCAATTAAAATTGCTTCTATTTCTTGTAAACAATATTATGTTAATCATCGTTGGTTGGGAGGAATGTTAACAAATTGGAAAACGGTTCGACAATCTATTAAACGATTAAAAGATTTAGAAATGCAATCTAAAGATGGAACTTTTGAAAAATTAACTAAAAAAGAAGTGTTGTTAAAAATTCGTTTAATGAAAAATTTAGAAAAAAGTTTAGGAGGTATTAAAAACATGGGTGGTTTGCCAGATGCTATGTTTGTAATTGATGCATCTCATGAACATATAGCTATAAAAGAAGCTAATAATTTAGGTATTCCTGTTTTTTCTATAGTAGATACGAATTCTAATCCTGATGGAGTAGATTTTATTATTCCGGGGAATGATGATGCAATTCGTGCAATTAATTTGTATTTAAAAATTATTTCAAATTTTTTAAAGATTTAA
- the tsf gene encoding translation elongation factor Ts, translating into MKKIDINLILKLRKKTGSSLIECKKSLIKSNGNVEKALDYLRTTGICTAIRHSMNKSKIGKIFLYCDHITSVLVQLNAETDFVIKNSLFSDLGNKIAQYAVKNKIFEIKELRKIFNKKIIFLINQIKENIVLNKIEHLQGQYISAYLHAGRIGVLLKWNAEFNVTNLELGKKIAMHIAASNPLYLSQETIPKEILKKEYDIQMKLAKKTGKSSFVLEKIVQGRIKKFQNNYTLLEQNFIFDSNNTVKKFLYDKNFIIKKFIFFSLKDE; encoded by the coding sequence ATGAAAAAAATAGATATTAATTTAATTTTAAAATTAAGAAAAAAAACTGGTTCAAGTTTAATAGAATGTAAAAAATCATTAATAAAATCTAATGGTAATGTTGAAAAAGCTTTAGATTATTTAAGAACTACAGGTATTTGTACTGCTATAAGACATAGTATGAATAAATCTAAAATAGGAAAAATTTTTTTATATTGTGATCATATAACATCTGTTTTAGTACAATTAAATGCAGAAACAGATTTTGTAATAAAAAATTCTTTGTTTTCTGATTTAGGTAATAAAATTGCTCAATATGCAGTAAAAAATAAAATTTTTGAAATAAAAGAGTTAAGAAAAATTTTTAATAAAAAAATAATTTTTTTAATTAATCAAATAAAAGAAAATATTGTATTAAATAAAATTGAACATTTGCAAGGACAATATATTAGCGCTTATCTACATGCTGGACGAATTGGTGTATTATTAAAATGGAATGCTGAATTTAATGTTACTAATTTAGAATTAGGTAAAAAAATAGCTATGCATATTGCAGCTTCAAATCCTTTATATTTATCACAAGAAACTATTCCAAAAGAAATTTTAAAAAAAGAATATGATATACAAATGAAATTAGCGAAAAAAACTGGAAAAAGTTCTTTTGTTTTAGAAAAAATTGTACAAGGTCGTATTAAAAAATTTCAAAATAATTATACTTTGTTAGAGCAAAATTTTATTTTTGACTCAAATAATACTGTAAAAAAATTTTTATACGACAAAAATTTTATCATAAAAAAATTTATTTTTTTTTCTTTAAAAGATGAATAA
- the frr gene encoding ribosome recycling factor, with product MLKSIKEDLHIRMNKCVNVFSIDLKKVRTNNASPVLIENILINYFGTLTPLKNLSNIIVEDSRTLKITVFDISITTLIEKEILNANLGLNPISEGANIRVYVPSLTEERRLELIKIIKNDAENIKISIRNLRRDGKEKIKKLLKKKYITKDCQYSFNTYIQEETNFFIKKIDSIVSIKEKELLNI from the coding sequence ATGCTTAAGAGTATAAAAGAGGATTTACATATACGTATGAATAAATGCGTTAATGTTTTTTCAATTGATTTAAAAAAAGTAAGAACTAATAATGCTTCTCCAGTATTAATAGAAAATATTTTAATAAATTATTTTGGTACTTTAACACCGTTAAAAAATCTTTCTAATATTATTGTAGAAGATTCACGTACTTTAAAAATTACTGTATTTGATATTTCGATTACTACATTAATTGAAAAAGAAATTTTAAATGCTAATTTAGGATTAAATCCGATTTCTGAAGGCGCGAATATACGTGTTTATGTTCCTAGTTTAACTGAAGAAAGAAGATTAGAATTAATAAAAATTATAAAAAATGATGCAGAAAATATTAAAATTTCAATACGTAATTTAAGACGTGATGGTAAAGAAAAAATAAAAAAATTGTTAAAAAAAAAATATATTACAAAAGATTGCCAATATTCTTTTAATACATATATTCAAGAAGAAACAAATTTTTTTATTAAAAAAATTGATTCAATTGTATCTATAAAAGAAAAAGAACTACTTAATATTTAA
- a CDS encoding POTRA domain-containing protein, translated as MSFKKFSLICLLFFSLSEASHFQYNTNYNFLNYSKNFHLFVSEEPGTCDESSQSLENQFFQTIKNVLLKKIQLSLFSSKSNSLLKTLNVNFKQIRNIKIIGNNIFSNKIFFDLMKKFNIIENKIFSQKQIKKFIEHIKQVYYQQGFLNCCVEIIGIPISHTDVQINVVVREGDISRISKLGVSGNKYFSSKKIKEILLKKKPFRLFNFFSKSIYAPDQFKKRIEELSELYFKHGFLDCRISSFFFPKTKNFSLIDTKIEIHEGSRYKFGYIKILGEKNLVLLKKLQNILNQFKKNFFPIYKFKNIKLLNKYLNNVFLKYGYVDVVSKIKMLKNFKKKKINFIFRFLKGKQTFINQIFLQGSKISQDVFLYDLLKKNLNKYYNSSSLRKCCDLLLDTGLFENVFAKSISLGNFPQQKNICFILKPEYRQNVNISANYNFKDGLTLNLFGWKKNLYDTGYQLTGRIFKNRVSTRGDISLSSPYKFLNFYMLKSYTFLHIVKKKYLFSSNIVQKRIGSEVSVQSKLLNHKKHTIALGYVQTKNSSLKLKIPLVQSLGFSGINLLKDYFEKYQYTKNFYIRSEFKYTTLFPIRYPETGYLFKISNCTNLPYSTNQTYNFTTSIEKYIPLTLQNNIIFHGFAQLSTNIHFLKFSCQSVPLFETISEKNNKSEILEKISEKKNFFQLDENIHNNIMKNNSIPIVSSGIQKFKKQIVLKNQSEKVESFANVNLNTHIRTEFLFPHLTTPIPLFRNFQISVFADIFGNLYFQSEHPILKINHGFLYKTQPHNLHVSSGFLIRWFSPFGPIKFIFSKSLFKFMINKS; from the coding sequence ATGTCATTTAAAAAATTTAGTTTAATATGCTTATTATTTTTTTCATTATCTGAAGCTTCTCACTTTCAGTATAATACAAATTATAATTTTTTAAATTATTCAAAAAATTTTCATCTATTTGTATCAGAAGAACCAGGAACATGTGATGAATCTTCTCAATCGTTAGAAAATCAATTTTTTCAAACTATAAAAAATGTTTTATTAAAAAAAATACAATTATCTCTTTTTTCTTCTAAATCAAATTCTTTATTAAAGACTTTAAATGTAAATTTTAAACAAATAAGAAATATTAAAATTATAGGAAATAATATTTTTTCAAATAAAATTTTTTTTGATTTAATGAAAAAATTTAACATTATAGAAAATAAAATTTTTTCACAGAAACAAATTAAAAAATTTATTGAGCATATTAAACAAGTTTATTATCAACAAGGTTTTTTAAATTGTTGCGTCGAAATTATAGGAATACCAATTTCGCATACTGATGTTCAAATAAATGTAGTTGTTCGAGAAGGAGATATTTCACGTATTTCGAAATTAGGTGTTTCTGGTAATAAATATTTTTCTTCTAAAAAAATTAAAGAAATTTTATTAAAAAAAAAACCTTTCAGATTATTTAATTTTTTTTCAAAATCTATTTATGCTCCCGATCAATTTAAAAAACGTATTGAAGAATTATCTGAATTATATTTTAAACATGGTTTTTTAGATTGTCGTATTTCATCATTTTTTTTTCCAAAAACAAAAAATTTTTCATTAATTGATACTAAAATTGAAATACATGAAGGTTCTAGATATAAATTTGGATATATAAAAATTTTAGGAGAAAAAAATTTAGTTCTTTTAAAAAAATTACAAAATATTTTAAATCAATTTAAAAAAAATTTTTTTCCAATATATAAATTTAAAAATATAAAATTATTAAATAAATATTTAAACAATGTTTTTTTAAAATATGGTTATGTAGATGTTGTTTCAAAAATTAAAATGCTAAAAAATTTTAAAAAAAAGAAGATAAATTTTATTTTTCGATTTTTAAAAGGAAAGCAAACCTTTATTAATCAAATTTTTTTACAAGGTTCTAAAATATCACAAGATGTTTTTTTATATGATTTATTAAAAAAAAATTTAAATAAATATTATAATTCTTCTTCCTTAAGAAAATGTTGCGATTTGTTGTTAGATACTGGTTTGTTTGAAAACGTATTTGCAAAATCTATATCTCTTGGAAATTTTCCTCAACAAAAAAACATTTGTTTTATTTTAAAACCGGAATATCGTCAAAATGTTAATATATCTGCAAATTATAATTTTAAAGATGGATTAACTTTAAATTTATTTGGTTGGAAAAAAAATTTATATGATACAGGATATCAATTAACAGGACGTATTTTTAAAAATCGTGTTTCAACACGAGGAGATATTTCTTTATCTTCTCCTTATAAATTTTTAAATTTTTATATGTTAAAAAGTTATACTTTTCTGCATATTGTTAAAAAAAAATATTTATTTTCTTCAAATATTGTTCAAAAAAGAATCGGTAGTGAAGTTAGTGTGCAGTCTAAACTTTTAAACCATAAAAAGCACACGATAGCTTTAGGGTATGTGCAGACTAAAAATAGTAGTTTGAAACTTAAAATCCCGTTAGTACAATCTTTAGGATTTTCGGGAATAAATCTTTTAAAAGATTATTTCGAAAAATATCAATATACAAAAAATTTTTATATTCGATCAGAATTTAAGTATACTACTTTATTTCCTATACGATATCCAGAAACTGGATATTTATTTAAAATTTCAAATTGTACTAATTTACCTTATTCAACTAATCAAACATATAATTTTACTACTAGTATAGAAAAATATATTCCATTAACTCTTCAAAATAATATTATATTTCATGGTTTTGCTCAATTGAGTACCAATATACATTTTTTAAAATTTTCATGTCAGTCTGTACCTTTGTTTGAAACTATATCAGAAAAAAATAATAAATCAGAAATTTTAGAAAAAATTTCAGAAAAAAAAAATTTCTTTCAATTAGATGAAAATATTCATAATAATATTATGAAGAATAATTCTATCCCTATCGTCTCTTCAGGAATACAAAAATTTAAAAAACAGATTGTTTTAAAGAATCAATCAGAAAAAGTTGAGTCATTTGCAAATGTAAATCTGAATACACATATTAGAACTGAATTTTTGTTTCCACATTTAACAACTCCAATACCTTTATTTAGAAATTTTCAAATATCAGTTTTTGCAGATATATTTGGAAATTTATATTTCCAATCAGAACATCCTATTTTAAAAATTAATCATGGTTTTTTATACAAAACTCAACCACATAATTTGCATGTTTCATCTGGGTTTTTAATTAGATGGTTTTCTCCTTTCGGTCCTATAAAATTTATTTTTTCAAAATCTTTATTTAAATTTATGATTAATAAATCTTGA
- the fabZ gene encoding 3-hydroxyacyl-ACP dehydratase FabZ: MDINKFDKILKCLPHRFPFLLIDKILENVPNISITTLKNISSNDFFLGHFPKKLVYPGVLILESIAQSCGLFCALNNQKLLKNELYYLSNIQNSKFKKLVLPGDQLIIKIILKNYIFPAYKFFGTVLIQDVLICSATLTLIKKNLN, from the coding sequence ATGGATATAAATAAATTTGATAAAATTTTAAAATGTTTACCGCATCGTTTTCCATTTTTATTAATTGATAAAATTTTAGAAAATGTTCCGAATATCTCTATTACTACATTAAAAAATATATCTTCAAATGATTTTTTTTTAGGTCATTTTCCAAAAAAATTAGTGTATCCCGGTGTTTTAATACTTGAATCTATTGCACAATCTTGTGGTTTATTTTGTGCATTAAATAATCAAAAATTGTTAAAAAATGAATTATATTATTTAAGTAATATTCAAAATTCTAAATTTAAAAAATTAGTTTTACCAGGAGATCAATTAATTATTAAAATAATTTTAAAAAATTACATATTTCCAGCATATAAATTTTTTGGTACTGTATTAATACAAGATGTTTTAATTTGTTCAGCAACATTAACATTAATTAAAAAAAATTTAAATTAA